The following DNA comes from Malania oleifera isolate guangnan ecotype guangnan chromosome 12, ASM2987363v1, whole genome shotgun sequence.
TTGATACCTCATTTCCTTTGCTTGGACTTCTTATTTGGTATATTGCTCTAGCTTTATATGCTGATTACTTAGCATTCCTGCAAATGTATATGCAAGTATGCAACAGTTTTTActgtttttaaaactttttaccCTTGGATATTTCCATTTTTTGTTCCTCAAATTTAGTATTTTACTCCCCAATGGTTGCTTTATACGGCAGTTGCCAAGTTGCGGTTTACCTGATGAGCTAAACCCTAACTAGCCCTGGTTGAACTCATATTCTTTTAGACCAAAGCGGGCTTAAGCCTCCTATCTCCTAAATGCACCCCTATAGGGAACACTTATTGGTAGGGAGGAGAATAGGAGATAGGAAGGAAAGGAGGAGGAAGGAAAAGTGAGCTGTAAGTTTAATTGGTATTGTGGAAAACTAAAGAAGGAACGCTGAAGGAAAAGCGCTGTCTAGGTTCTTTTTTTGTTTGGCAGCTAATTGCTGAAGGCTCCCTAGCTAGAGATTTAATGTTGCATTTGGTTCGCAAAATGGAATAAGGTGAGGATGGAGTGGAAAGCAATAAGGTGAGAATGGAGTGGAAAGCAATAAGGTGAGAATGAAATGGTTATCCTATAGGATATAATAGTTTACAAAAAAGACAATCATTTTAAGGCAAGTGAGTTACATTATAGAATAGCATAAAAATAGACATTCCTGTGGTGAGAGTTGGAAATACTCATTCCTTGTGTATTCAATAATGGTTGGAACCTAGAATTGTCTTTCCTTAGAATAGCACGGCATTCTTTTTTGTAAACAACTGTATTCCTTTATAGTGGCTACTCCATTTCCATCCAATTCCATTCTCTTAATCAACGTAACATAAACATTGGAAAAGGGTACTTGACTACTTTAATCAGCACTAAAATGGTTTAGTAAtttatttttctccttttttcctATCCTGATTTATTCACTCATGTGAAGAGTTTGTTATTCAacacaaaacataaaaaataatttaaaaaaaacttGAACTGTACTGTAAATAAAAAATGGAGTAAGATGCCAGCCTTAGATGTAAAATACTCTCATGGTTAATTTTGATATTCCAAACAAATAGCCCTTACCTTTCCCTATGAGATGACATATAGATTCCTGCAAAATTCATTAAGCTCCTGCCATCACCATTACTGCCTGCACCTGCAATGGGCAACAGGTGGCTTTGGCTCCTGATAGTAATAGTAATTCATTGCAATACCACGACATTATCCATCTGATGACATTAGTTGTGGTTTTCTTGATTGCATAATTGACATTCCATTATGACCAAACACAAATCAAAGCATCCAGAAAAAGCTGTTAGCTAATAACATGGAGCAGCATGGAGATTTACGTGGTTTAGCGCAGAAATCCTATTCCCATGGATGAGGTAGGGGAGACATTTCACTATGAATTGGAGAGGACAGGTTAAACTCTTGCATATGCTCTAGCCCTAACCTCAGATATGAACCCATCAATGCATATCACATAGATGAAGGGATCAATCTTAAAATTGTTGGAGCACAACATATATATTAATAACCTGTGAATACAAATCAGGTCGGGGCCAAATCATACCATGAAGGCTCTGTTCCTGCAGCCCTGGAGTAACTTAGCGAAGCTGCAAACATAGTGGATGAAACAGGCCTTTCCTTCACTGTCTCATACTAATGGCACTGAGCCAGATCTTAGGAATTCACAACATGCACAAGACCTTCTTTTCCTGCTTGCTTGTTTTATTTGACAACTTGTAAAGTGTAAATCATATAGATTACTGCTTTAGGTTAAGGTGCTTGTCTCAAAGCCCGCGTATTGAAAAACACATCATTTTTTCAAATGTTCTCGTAAAATTTCAGGAGAGGCATTGGTTGGCATCTGTTGAAGGCAAGCGAGGAACTGATATCTCAGATGAGTTCCTCCAGAGAGGTTTACTTGCACTGCAGAATGATTGATGCAGCTCCATTCAACATGTACACCAAAGCAGGTTACAGCGTTATTAGGACAGATAGCATCCTGATCTTGTTGATATTGCAGAGACGTAAGCATCTGATGTGCAAGAAGCTTCCAAGATTAAACAACCCTTCTGAAAAGGATCACTTGGTCTCTGATGGAAAACTTTCTTTGTGAATAGATAGTGAGAAGATTGGAACAAATTTGCTGAGGTAGGCTGTAATTGATGCATTGTTTTTCCTTTCTTATAGAAGCTTATGTTTTCCTCTACAACTTCTGCTCCTCTCTATCTGAAGGACACCTGTGAATTACTGTTGTACATAATCACATTTATGTCACTGCTATTCCatcttttttttataattttttttttctttccccatAATATTTCTGTTAGAAGCACATGCAGATGACTAAAAGTTCATTGGCAATCCTATTTAATCCGAGCCAATGAGTTGTTTctgaatcctttttttttttttttcatctcagTCCAAAATTTAACCTAATCAGGTTTTAAGGATCATTCAGTTGTGTTTATTTATGTCTAGGACATTAATCATAAAGTCTTTGCATGTGTTTATTGGTGGTGATGCAAACATTTTTGTACAGCTCCGCTTCTTACTTGCAATTCATTGGCTTTTGCGAACATATTTTGCCCCTACACCAATGCTTTGAGAATCGTCCTAAAGAGAAATTGTACTGCATTGCTGTGACCTGTCAGATGTTCATaattagctctctctctctctctctctctctctctctctctctctccatgtggGAGGGAAGTCTCAGTTACCTGGTTTACTATTGGATATTTGGATGTTTTCTATTCGTTTTTACCAACGTTTCAAACAAAACTATAGGCTACAGCTACCTTCAAAATCCTTAAAGAGAAAAGGCTCACTAAGAAGCATGCTCCCATCCATGGTGGTGAACTGTCAGCAGAAGTAGGATATTATTCCTTTCTTTTTTcctgtattttttttatttacgtGATcgttattttataaatatacacatGTTTGAATTGAGCACATTCCCATACCTCTAAATTTTAGGGATGACTGGATGATAATGTGTAATGGCATTGAATGGAAACACCATTTACCTGCTAATAGTAATCTTGTAGACGGTAGCAAGAGATTAAAATAGTTCAGTAAGTTTTTTTTCCATGGGCTTCTAAACTGTCATGTTTCATTTCTTGCTTTTTAGTTTGTCAAATGTAGAGCTTCTTAAGCAGTGAAAAGTGGCTACAAAGCTTTAAGTTTATGTACTTGCATTTTGCTTTAGTTAAAAAATTGATCTAGTGATgtgcatctttcataatttctacgTTTAAATCTATAACAAAAGAGGGCTAATTTTGGGGAACCCACTGAAGACGTTCATCGTTCATCActctttgtttcttctttttccaaCCTTAAGCTGCTGCTGAGTCAAGTAATACAATAAATACATCTTTATTCAGACACAGATTGCATGGTCCTGTATACAAGGATACATAAACATTTAAAAAAACCGTGGCCTGGAGGTACAACATTccaaataaaaaactagtagttGGGAGgggaaaaaatgtaaaaaaaaaaagacaccaGACATAAAAGGAATGTGTACCCTCTTTCTGGTCTTGAATTCACCTGCCAATGGTTTCAGCTTCTCTTGGTTCTCTCAGATCAATTCAGAGAAAACCTTTTCTGTATGATCTCATGTGGATCCTTTTTATTAATTTGATAAGcatgaaaatgtttttttttcctGGTTCCCTTGTCAAACCGTTCTGTCACACTACTGAGCTCATATCTGACCCCACATCTTTCCTAGTTTCAAGAATATATTGAATGGAAGTAAAtgtaacttttttattttttatatataacagTTTCATTCTGGTATCTTTAGACTATTCTGAATGTTGGCATGCCCATACCCAAGCCTCTTGAATTTGTGTAGGAAATCTGTTGGAGTTCCCTTACACATTCTGCCATTGAGGGTCTTTCACTACTTTCAGCACGAACACAGCGTGATGCCAAATTTGCAAACATGGCTATAGATTCTACGGTGTATGAATTCCGGTTCAGTTCTGGATCTAAAACTTTTCGAAACTTCTTTCGATCATTCAGTATATGCCTAACCTGATTTTGAGGCACACCAAGTATTTCATTAGTCCCTTCTCTCTATACATCTAGTCTTCTTATTTCCATAAAATTAGAGAACCAGAATGGGAAGAAATCTTCCTTACCTGTAGGACAAGGTTTTGGTCTGTGGGTCCCTGGTTCAAGTCCACAGCTCTACGTCCGGTCAAAAGCTCAAGAAGAACCACCCCAAATGCATAAACGTCACTTTGTAAAGTGAGTTTCCCTGTCTGTGTGCCAAAGGAGACATATCTAATGCTCAGAGCCCTCTTAATAATTAAATCAAATGAAAAAAGGCCCTCCTCCTAGCCACTTTGCACCAATGGAATTAGGTTATGTTCCTATAAAGGTGCACCTAACATGCATAAGTGCATAGTCAAGAAAATAGTACAGGCTTTAGAAAATGTTGAGGAAAATCAAAGTGATGGTACAAGGCAGACATGAAAATATGTGGCCAATCTTCATgtagagagaaaaagaaaaaaacctctTCTATGCTAACCACATTCTACAATAGTAGGCTTAGAGAACAGAATATTCAGTTAGTTTTGTTCTGAATATATGGCATCACAAAATAGCACTATTCTAAAATTATTAGTTTGAGCCTGCAAAACAATCAATACAACCATCTCCAAATTTTCTCTGGAACCCTTGAACCACAGAACAGTAGAACAAATAAAATCTTTGTGGACAATTTAACTTTCCagattttgaataaaaatgagTTTGAAGGGGACGATTTGggcaaataaaaaaataaagaaacaaaaaaaaaaaaaaaacaagaataacTAAATTATTAGTTCATGAGAGCAGTCTCAGCATTTGTACCTAAAAgttgtaaaattattttattaattatataattattcattattttgtgTAGTTGGGATTTTAACCCCATTTGTAAAGATATTAAGAAGTATCTGTCTGATTGGATTTTCTATCACTTGATTTCATTTAATCTTTTTCTGACTGTAATTTCTTTGGTCTTTCTTGGAGGAGTTACTGCCCTCAATCTTTTATACGTTTTGCACTTCTCCTTTATTCCTTAATTTGGAAATGGAGAAAACACTTCCTGTAACACTGAGAAATTACCCATGTGTGACTTACCGATGTGTACTCGGGATCGAAGTAGCCAAAAGTGCCAAGCACCCTGGCAGTGACATATGTATCTTGCCCTTCTGGCATCAATTTGGCAAGCCCAAAGTCTGATATCTGTCAAAAATAGTGTTGATTTCAGCTCCATGCATTTTTAGATAGCATGCAAATTATAGTCATTAAAAAATTACTCAGTTAATTACCTTTGCTTCAAAATTGGCATCTAAAAGTATGTTGGTTGATTTAAAATCTCTATGAACAATTGGAATCCCAACAGAAGAACTAGAATGGAGATAAGTGAGTCCTCTTGCAGCTCCAAGTGCCACTTTTATCCTTGAAGGCCAATCCATCTTTGCTTCCCTAAGTCCTAAAGTCCAGATGAAAATTTTTTGGAGGGTCAGTGCAGGGGCTTGACATATCAACAGGCATTGAGTGAAAAAAACCAACCATTCAAGTGATCTTGCAGGTTGCCATTGTGCATGTATTCATATACTAGAAACCGGTGTTTTCCATCCGCACAATAGCCTATTAAGGAAACCAGATTTGGGTGGTTGAGTCTGCTTAGGATGTCAACCTCCACCCGGAACTCCCGCTCCCCCTCGGCTTCTTTAACTGGTGGAAGCTCCATTTTCTTGATCGCCACAACCTTGATATTGCACATCACAGAAGAAAATTAGTTGTACATTGAATCTGCAATGTTTGGGGTTAATCTCTATTCTTTGTTCATTCTCTCTTTCTTAGGCAACGGGATCAACTGGGCTCTGTTGTAGCTCACAGTTCCTGTTTTTGTCGCAGGATTTTCCACAAATCTAGTTTAATTAACTTGCGAAAATTCATATTGAAGTAGCACACTTTCATACAAGTTTTACTCATTACAGAACATTGCAAATTCTGTCCAGAATCATTTGAAAGTTGCAAGAAACATACCTCTCCGGACCGCAGAGTGCCCTTGTACACACGTCCAAATCCTCCTTTACCCACCAAATTCTCATCACTGAAAGAGCATGTTGCTGCCTCCATCTCTTTTAGTGTGAAAACTGCTGATGCCTGGCGTCTTTTTGTTGATGGAGTCTGATCATTAAGTTGCCAATATTCCATAGGTTTATATATCCCTGAAATATTAAGTCTGTTTAGAACTTGAAAACTCGAGGCCAGATACTGTTGTTGTATGATGGGGTTAAAGAAAACAGGTTTTATAAACAAAATGCTTGTAACTATTAGGAGGAGAATGCAGCTATTAGAAGAAAAAGTACATACAGGGGTCAACATGATCCTGGGATTTGCTTCGTCGGCGCTTGTTCCATGCTGAAACCAACCCGAAGGGCATAATGGCTTTTCTTCAAGTAGATCCAGTTACCAATTTCAGAATCAGCTAGATGGATTATTTTGCAGGAAACAGAGTAGCCAAGTGGAGTTGATCAATTCCCGGATATGCTGAAAATCAgttggaaaagaaaaacttttgCCACAAAATGCTCAACAAACTGAGGAAATCATATCAAAGCATCATTTTGTCCAAACCAACATCAATCACCAATTCCTACTCGGAGAAAAGGAGGAAAAGGGGGAAAGATAAGTATGAGAGATCAATGTGGTATGTAACTCCTCCCAGGACTACGTATGGATCAAGTGAAGTTATATTTGTAGAATAGCCAACACCACCATCTTCCACCAACCTGGATTTCTCAACAagaggggtagagagagagagggaggtacTTGAAGAATAAGAAAAAGCAGGGAGAGGAAAGAAAGAAGTATTGCTTGCTTTCATTTGGATGGGAAGTAGTGGAGTGCGGTGTGCCTGATAAGGAAAGAGAAGGTGCAACCtctccctccatctctctctctctctctctctttattttttttccccttttgctTTTGTAATTAGAGAAAAGGTGGCTGTTGAGAGGCCTTTTTCATTGATTTCGTTACTTGTATTCTTCTCCACTCCTCTCTTTATTTTGTGTTGCATGACTCTATTCCCCCCTCCACCCTAATTTCTTTTAAAAAGTTTTATCTCCAGTAGAATGTTTGTTCTTTGTAATGTTATCTTGACCAGCTGATGACCTCCACTTTTGCTTTGTGGTCATTGGGAAAAATAGTTTACACAAATTTCCCTTGTTAACAATAGATTAATCCCATTGAAATTGCGCATGAGGAGCCAACGAAAAGGATCAAACTAACACCTAACAAACAAAAGGCAATAAAGAAACACACAGAGCTCTACCTTGATTTACTAGCAAGTAATTATGTGGTTAGACTTCATGATGATGCTTTGATGAAACTTACTATTATCTTTATTTCTCGTATAATAACATTAAGAGAGTTGAACTTAGATGTTAGATCCCCACCCCTTTTGCCGTATTAGCCAAAAGCAGAGCAGCCAAATTGAATCTAGCTGTTATAATGTAGGCTGCATGGAAAGGATGCAATGAATACCTACCACGAAATAGGATTATAATCTTACAAAATGATGTAGAAAATAGATTAAAAAAATGGTTATAAGTTTTTTCCTTTCTTGTCCTTTTGTAATTGGCACTGCTTGAGACCTTCTGGGCTCGATTTGTTCCCGAGACAGATGACCTTCCTGTAATTCTCACTCGTGGGTTAGTAGGAACACAATTTGAGTTTTTCATTAACAACAGACGTTTCCTGTCTTTGTTGGTATGCAATTGGGGTGATTGAAAAGAGTAGTATGAGTACTGGTTATGGTTATGGGCTTATGAGAAATGGCAAATGAAGAAGAAGGGTATGATTCTATAACATTGCGCAGGACCCAGAGGCCCAAAAGGGTGCTGGAAAAGCTTTTGATGATTAAGACAGTGTTTGACTGCTTGAGATTGACACCACTAAGCTAGGCAAAAATTCCTTTTCAAAAAGATCTTTTGCTTGCGTGCTCGTTTGGTGCCCAGTCATGCCGAAGGGTCTGCTGAGAGTGTCGAGTGgatttttttaacataaaaaatattttataggaTGCCCTTCCTTTTAAGTGCAGACTTATATCCTGAAATTTATTATGTTGGGTGCACCTGTGGCGTAAGGGGAATGGGACCactagaaatatgaaatgtgatggTTCAACATCCGGGGTCAGCTGATGGCCGGATAGGGTGAATGAATTcgtatttattttaatatgtatatatataaaattttatttttgaatcgtTTGGGAAAGTGTGAATCTCAATTCAGTAGTCAATTCGTTGTATTCAAAATGGTTGGAACCACTTATGAATTTTGGAGTggaaaaaatgttaattttatttAGTGTTGAAGATAAAAAATTGAGATGATTGCAATTTAttctaatttaaaatatataatttataaagagttgctaaaatatatttataattattacattttaatatatatttatttatataatttattaaaatatgttTCTTGTTCTGATatagagaaaaatatatttttataattattaaaataataatctaaaattaaaaatctataaaaataaatttaatatattaaatttatagaTAAATGATATATCTCAATGACATGTAAGTCAAAATATAtgaattatattaaaaattgTCAAAGGTTTAAACTTTTTTTGATTTAATAAATATATCTTAACCTACAAAATTTAATCATATAAGTACACTATAACTTATAATTCAATTAAgtttataataatttattataaattatgaGTTTCTGCTATTTCAATCGGTGCTTTCTCTTCTCTTTTGTCCTATtcttttttctcctttctttcgTCTCTTCTTCTGTGTAATCCATAATTTTGAATATTGCGTTTTTCCACATCTAATTTCTAATAAGTAGTTCCGGAGATTTCAAAAGAGAGTttacctattttatttttttccaaaagaaGTGAGAAATGTACAATTGCTCGAAACAATTCCCAACGACTATTTTACGCCTTTGAGCATGCATGGGACCTTTGATAGTTTTGACAAAAGTCTGATTGTTGCGAATAACGTTGCTAAAGTTGAATTCGCCAATAAACACTTATTTAAGTAATAAGTGCAATAAGCACTTTCTTGAAGTGCTATTAAAAGAGGGAACACTTGTAAGTTCTCCAACTTTTTAAAGGATGTGTGAATCTTGGATTTAGTTTCTTATTTATTAAACTACCCTTAAAAGTATGGTGGAAAAAATTCCATTATTTTTAAAGTGAcgaaaattaatatttaattttacccTTCATATTCATTCATCCAAAATAGAAATGCCGTCTACATCCTAAAACCCAGCTTCTAGTTGTTTTCTATCTGCTGCACCTCTTTAGATTTTAGGCATTATTACCTAAGTTAACATATGATTGGTTTCTTAATTTTTTTGCGCAtaatttgatgaatcaaatgccATTCAAGATATATATCCTTTGAATTGTATGTGTTTTCATATAATTTGTGATTTTATATTCCCAAATTTTATTGTGAATTATCTTTTCAATGGCGGTCGTTGTAACGTCTCGGAGAAGGGTTCGTAGTGGCGAGAGATAATGTATAATGAAATTTGAATGGAGTTGTCACTAACCTATTACcttggtgcggttagaacaccgATTTACTACTGATTGATTGGTTTTTAGATTTTTCCTAGGTAAAAGAACCAATAGATTCAGTCTACTTTACTAGAGTTAGGATCtagagttcagttatgcgagggaaaggtatcagcaccccctaCATATCCTttttacgaacgatacctaattagttatgaattattcataaattatattttgatGGTCTTTTGTTAATTCCTTTAAAGTaaacaaaaacaaatatataaatgaacaaaataaataaataagtaaaagtaaacaaatagataaataaataaatta
Coding sequences within:
- the LOC131144955 gene encoding probable serine/threonine-protein kinase PBL28, which translates into the protein MPFGLVSAWNKRRRSKSQDHVDPWIYKPMEYWQLNDQTPSTKRRQASAVFTLKEMEAATCSFSDENLVGKGGFGRVYKGTLRSGEVVAIKKMELPPVKEAEGEREFRVEVDILSRLNHPNLVSLIGYCADGKHRFLVYEYMHNGNLQDHLNGLREAKMDWPSRIKVALGAARGLTYLHSSSSVGIPIVHRDFKSTNILLDANFEAKISDFGLAKLMPEGQDTYVTARVLGTFGYFDPEYTSTGKLTLQSDVYAFGVVLLELLTGRRAVDLNQGPTDQNLVLQVRHILNDRKKFRKVLDPELNRNSYTVESIAMFANLASRCVRAESSERPSMAECVRELQQISYTNSRGLGMGMPTFRIV